A part of Fundidesulfovibrio magnetotacticus genomic DNA contains:
- a CDS encoding DUF2169 family type VI secretion system accessory protein encodes MKILKEAHHSPMFLPTALAGRMRLVCTVMVYFGFDDPEAPLPDREMWPEVMKLLPKPPVLDVGLPKPRAEVLAAGKCFAPGGKPRLASQVSISAGGVKKTLDVFGDRRWVYTGNALTGVTDPEPFTVMPLEWERAYGGKADPRNPKGRGMPPGKPGEKPEKPVFLPNVEYHGKLVGSPEDAPEPASFLPLDVMHPERQKRAGTYDDAWKNERWPYYPDDLDPDFFQQAPPDQWNQSFFRGGEAVEIVNMHPERQLVSFRLPQFKPRLFLTRKEAPKAPPEKDTFEEVALNMDTVWLFPEVLRGVAVWRGVFRTERDDMADLRYVYLATEAAGTAPQTLEHYLEAQNRRVAAMKPVAPVIPDANQKVNRELLKFGRVKKDIERIKAQAKGQTPVMPREPAEMAAVNRKVVDQGLATLDKMEAMARDMQDKFGWRAVLDPASFAPRRAQLLETAQKIDQSLAKAAQTKASLTAMKADMKKEMGETMKARIAPEHLAKAGIDPDNLLPDPDDGLGPWHRMAFPFAVQARRSLEGEPALMARLESAGFKTPTLSRAWLGYNAAPLAQEGADWGLPPGPFTIPRGLVLPRFEGRKLTRLFVLPDWPEAGAPLWQGTPVPGSAEGALWLPGPDEVAPVAVAASEPEALLLEQEVGDVCHVLALADPKIAPPKEAAKALKDAPNVLVTAPKDAQERLAPAAPWLPLSDKAAWLPLPQGKDCLEARLQKADLREWVFDALPPAAIGIPEDDPVPAFGPAPPKKRPAIPDIAGLIQAAHAEIKAFHEARFDGFKATMKDVENQAREAMAKHGKDFDQVMAEAKAAPRKPFDQLGEEMAAQMESKRDALKAQGLLTPDKEADITKAAAQARQLGADSEARWQAGQQKLAEAKAKIEAAKKAQGQGVPEDMKARFKEAGMDLDAMRPRTREEVVEMHAGGRSLAQSILAGVDLSGLDLAGADFTACRLTETKFVGARLDGCTFARSMAQNADFSGASLKGARFNQAMLTRTSFAKSNLSGADFHQASFAQADLSGADLSGADLRLASLSKANLTGAVFSGARLKLMAVQECEAKNASFREADMERVLIRKTGLDGADFSDADLKSTQLQQCKGQGVRFSRTRFTKGALAQNEMPGADFTGAQATHLSVRECQMPGADFRKGSFTACRVENSELPGARLRGVSARGTSFPGSNLEGADLSGSDFLFGSFAKARIVAADLRGASCFGVDFHKAVVGKTRFDGTNLTMTALHGKADLLE; translated from the coding sequence ATGAAAATCCTCAAGGAAGCGCACCACAGCCCCATGTTCCTGCCCACGGCCCTGGCCGGCAGGATGCGCCTGGTCTGCACGGTCATGGTCTACTTCGGCTTCGACGACCCCGAAGCCCCCCTGCCCGACCGCGAGATGTGGCCCGAGGTGATGAAGCTCCTGCCCAAGCCCCCCGTGCTCGACGTGGGCCTGCCCAAGCCGCGCGCCGAGGTGCTGGCCGCTGGCAAGTGCTTCGCCCCGGGCGGCAAGCCCCGCCTGGCCTCCCAGGTGAGCATCTCCGCGGGCGGCGTGAAGAAGACCCTCGACGTCTTCGGCGACAGGCGCTGGGTCTACACCGGCAACGCCTTGACCGGCGTCACCGACCCCGAGCCCTTCACCGTCATGCCCCTGGAGTGGGAGCGCGCCTACGGCGGCAAGGCCGACCCGCGAAACCCCAAAGGCCGGGGCATGCCCCCCGGCAAGCCGGGCGAGAAGCCGGAGAAGCCCGTCTTCCTGCCCAACGTGGAATACCACGGCAAGCTCGTGGGATCGCCCGAGGACGCCCCCGAGCCCGCCTCCTTCCTGCCCCTGGACGTGATGCACCCCGAGCGACAGAAGCGCGCGGGCACCTACGACGACGCCTGGAAGAACGAACGCTGGCCCTACTACCCCGACGACCTCGACCCCGACTTCTTCCAGCAGGCTCCCCCCGACCAGTGGAACCAGTCCTTCTTCCGGGGCGGCGAGGCCGTGGAGATCGTGAACATGCACCCCGAGCGACAGCTCGTCTCCTTCCGGCTGCCCCAGTTCAAGCCCCGGCTCTTCCTCACGCGCAAGGAGGCCCCCAAGGCCCCGCCCGAGAAGGACACCTTCGAGGAAGTGGCCCTGAACATGGACACCGTGTGGCTCTTCCCCGAGGTGTTGCGCGGCGTGGCCGTCTGGCGCGGCGTCTTCCGCACCGAACGCGACGACATGGCCGACCTGCGCTACGTCTACCTGGCCACCGAGGCCGCCGGAACAGCCCCCCAGACCCTGGAGCACTACCTGGAGGCCCAGAACAGGCGCGTCGCGGCCATGAAGCCCGTGGCCCCCGTGATCCCCGACGCCAACCAGAAGGTGAACCGCGAGCTGCTCAAGTTCGGACGCGTCAAGAAGGACATCGAGCGCATCAAGGCCCAGGCCAAGGGCCAGACCCCCGTCATGCCCCGCGAGCCCGCCGAGATGGCCGCCGTGAACCGCAAGGTGGTGGACCAGGGCCTGGCCACCCTGGACAAGATGGAAGCCATGGCCAGGGACATGCAGGACAAGTTCGGCTGGCGCGCCGTGCTGGACCCCGCCTCCTTCGCGCCCAGGCGCGCCCAGCTCCTGGAGACGGCACAGAAGATCGACCAGTCCCTGGCCAAGGCCGCCCAGACCAAGGCATCGCTCACGGCCATGAAGGCCGACATGAAAAAGGAGATGGGCGAGACCATGAAGGCCAGGATCGCCCCCGAGCACCTGGCCAAGGCGGGCATCGACCCGGACAACCTCCTGCCCGACCCCGACGACGGGCTTGGCCCCTGGCACCGCATGGCCTTCCCCTTCGCCGTGCAGGCCCGGCGTTCCCTGGAGGGGGAACCGGCCCTCATGGCCCGCCTGGAGTCCGCCGGGTTCAAGACGCCCACCCTCTCGCGCGCCTGGCTGGGCTACAACGCGGCCCCCCTGGCCCAGGAGGGCGCGGACTGGGGCCTGCCCCCCGGCCCCTTCACCATCCCCCGGGGCCTGGTGCTGCCGCGCTTCGAGGGCCGCAAGCTCACGCGCCTGTTCGTTCTGCCGGACTGGCCCGAGGCGGGCGCGCCCCTCTGGCAGGGGACGCCGGTCCCCGGCTCGGCCGAGGGAGCGCTCTGGCTGCCCGGCCCCGACGAGGTGGCCCCCGTGGCGGTGGCCGCCTCGGAGCCCGAGGCCCTGCTCCTGGAGCAGGAGGTGGGCGACGTCTGCCACGTGCTGGCCCTGGCCGACCCCAAGATCGCCCCGCCCAAGGAGGCCGCCAAGGCCCTCAAGGACGCGCCCAACGTGCTGGTGACCGCGCCCAAGGACGCCCAGGAACGCCTGGCCCCGGCCGCGCCCTGGCTGCCCCTCTCGGACAAGGCCGCCTGGCTGCCCCTGCCCCAGGGGAAGGACTGCCTGGAGGCCCGCCTCCAGAAGGCCGACCTGCGCGAGTGGGTCTTCGACGCCCTGCCCCCGGCGGCCATCGGCATCCCCGAGGACGACCCCGTGCCCGCCTTCGGCCCGGCCCCGCCCAAAAAGCGCCCGGCCATCCCGGACATCGCCGGGCTCATCCAGGCGGCCCACGCCGAGATCAAGGCCTTCCACGAGGCCAGGTTCGACGGCTTCAAGGCCACCATGAAGGACGTGGAGAACCAGGCGCGCGAGGCCATGGCCAAGCACGGCAAGGACTTCGACCAGGTGATGGCCGAGGCCAAGGCCGCACCGCGCAAGCCCTTCGACCAGCTGGGCGAGGAGATGGCCGCCCAGATGGAATCCAAGCGCGACGCCCTCAAGGCCCAGGGGCTGCTGACCCCGGACAAGGAGGCCGACATCACCAAGGCGGCGGCCCAGGCCCGCCAGCTGGGGGCCGACTCCGAGGCCCGCTGGCAGGCCGGCCAGCAGAAGCTTGCCGAGGCCAAGGCCAAGATCGAGGCCGCCAAAAAGGCCCAGGGCCAGGGCGTGCCCGAGGACATGAAGGCCCGCTTCAAGGAGGCGGGCATGGACCTGGACGCCATGCGCCCGCGCACCCGCGAAGAGGTGGTCGAGATGCACGCCGGGGGCCGCTCCCTGGCCCAGTCCATCCTGGCCGGGGTGGACCTCTCGGGCCTGGACCTCGCCGGGGCCGACTTCACGGCCTGCCGCCTCACGGAGACGAAGTTCGTCGGGGCCAGGCTCGACGGCTGCACCTTCGCGCGCTCCATGGCCCAGAACGCCGACTTCTCCGGTGCCAGCCTCAAGGGGGCGCGTTTCAACCAGGCCATGCTCACGCGCACCAGCTTCGCCAAGTCCAACCTCTCGGGGGCGGACTTCCACCAGGCCAGCTTCGCCCAGGCCGACCTCTCCGGGGCCGACCTCTCCGGGGCCGACCTGCGCCTGGCCTCCCTGAGCAAGGCCAACCTCACCGGGGCCGTGTTCTCCGGGGCCAGGCTCAAGCTCATGGCCGTGCAGGAGTGCGAAGCCAAGAACGCCTCCTTCCGCGAAGCCGACATGGAACGCGTGCTCATCCGCAAGACGGGCCTGGACGGCGCGGACTTCTCCGACGCGGACCTGAAAAGCACCCAGCTCCAGCAGTGCAAGGGCCAGGGCGTGCGCTTCTCCAGGACGCGCTTCACCAAGGGCGCGCTGGCCCAGAACGAGATGCCCGGGGCCGACTTCACCGGGGCCCAGGCCACGCACCTTTCGGTGCGCGAATGCCAGATGCCGGGGGCGGACTTCCGCAAGGGCAGCTTCACGGCCTGCCGCGTGGAGAACTCCGAGCTGCCCGGGGCGCGCCTGCGCGGCGTCTCGGCCCGGGGCACGTCGTTCCCCGGCTCCAACCTGGAAGGGGCTG
- a CDS encoding type VI secretion system Vgr family protein yields MPREDPKFRFEIQGFPAGAFHVARFEGEEGLSALYRFDITLVAQDPDLDFDAALAAPAVFTIARPRGDIPFHGVLERFELLSISGKRAVCRAVLRPRAWWLTQSTHNQIFLDMAVPGLLEAVFADGGLRPGLDFAVRAMANYPAMEYVCQYGETHFAFASRWMEHSGLYFFFEQGDDGEVLTVTDTATAHVDMPQGARLLYSPVSSLPVGHEEEVVTRLEFSQTRLPRSVHLRDYNPEIPSLELEASAPVSEKGMGERSVYGMHFVTRDQGRALARMRAQSLACREKLFQGESAVPFLRPGYTFAIAGHPRKAFNEKLLAVSCRHEGSQTGWLAETLGHAHREPGEPAVTYRNRFTAIPASTQFRAAHETPRPRIAGALPAKVDAEGSGHYAEVDAQGRYKVRMPFDVSGRGPGHASAWVRMAQPYAGAGYGMHMPLHKGAEVLVSFLDGDPDRPVITGAVPNPETKSPVTQASRTQARIATAGGNRIHFQDKEGAQSLLLSSPTSQSFLALGAQQDDGGGVAYNWNNNGVTISTAATLSISASASLELITGVKTDVVAGFASETNLGGRLETVVGLNTGLCVGAHAEFAPVYKELRGSVVKAEAERTALLGAVQKLLGNKTIFAGSIEEIVANHTDVRANADAITSAEQRITGTENSIVTLRSELVASADAVTASCNEAIAARTATLASSQEVATAKEEVAASVQRVQTSVDEVNLKVTKVETQVTELSGTVTKIVSNLNII; encoded by the coding sequence ATGCCCAGAGAAGACCCCAAGTTCCGCTTCGAAATCCAGGGTTTCCCCGCAGGGGCCTTCCATGTGGCGCGCTTCGAGGGCGAAGAGGGCCTGAGCGCCCTCTACCGCTTCGACATCACCCTCGTGGCCCAGGACCCCGACCTGGACTTCGACGCCGCCCTGGCCGCGCCCGCCGTGTTCACCATCGCCCGGCCGCGCGGGGACATTCCCTTCCACGGCGTGCTGGAGCGCTTCGAGCTGCTCTCGATTTCGGGGAAGCGGGCCGTGTGCCGGGCCGTACTGCGCCCCAGGGCCTGGTGGCTCACCCAGTCCACCCACAACCAGATTTTCCTGGACATGGCCGTGCCGGGCCTCCTGGAGGCCGTCTTCGCAGACGGCGGACTGCGCCCGGGCCTCGACTTCGCCGTGCGCGCCATGGCGAACTACCCGGCCATGGAGTACGTCTGCCAGTACGGCGAGACCCACTTCGCCTTCGCCTCCCGCTGGATGGAACACTCCGGGCTCTATTTCTTCTTCGAGCAGGGCGACGACGGCGAGGTTCTCACGGTCACCGACACCGCCACGGCCCACGTGGACATGCCCCAGGGCGCGCGCCTGCTCTACTCGCCCGTTTCCTCGCTGCCCGTGGGCCACGAGGAGGAGGTGGTCACCCGGCTGGAGTTCTCCCAGACGCGCCTGCCCCGGAGCGTCCACCTGCGCGACTACAACCCCGAGATCCCTTCCCTGGAGCTGGAGGCCAGCGCCCCCGTCTCGGAGAAGGGGATGGGCGAGCGCTCGGTCTACGGCATGCACTTCGTCACCCGGGACCAGGGCCGGGCCCTGGCGCGGATGCGCGCCCAGTCGCTGGCCTGCCGGGAGAAGCTTTTCCAGGGCGAATCGGCCGTGCCCTTCCTGCGCCCGGGGTACACGTTCGCCATCGCCGGGCACCCGCGCAAGGCCTTCAACGAGAAGCTCCTGGCCGTTTCCTGCCGTCACGAAGGCTCCCAGACAGGGTGGCTCGCCGAAACCCTCGGCCACGCCCACCGCGAACCCGGCGAGCCGGCGGTGACCTACCGCAACCGCTTCACGGCCATTCCGGCCTCCACCCAGTTCCGGGCGGCCCACGAAACGCCCAGGCCGCGCATCGCCGGCGCGCTGCCGGCCAAGGTGGACGCCGAGGGCTCGGGCCATTACGCCGAGGTGGACGCCCAGGGCCGCTACAAGGTGCGCATGCCCTTCGACGTCTCGGGGCGCGGGCCGGGCCACGCATCGGCCTGGGTGCGCATGGCCCAGCCCTACGCCGGGGCGGGCTACGGCATGCACATGCCCCTGCACAAGGGCGCGGAGGTGCTGGTCTCCTTCCTCGACGGCGACCCGGACCGACCCGTGATCACCGGGGCCGTGCCCAACCCCGAGACCAAGAGCCCCGTCACCCAGGCCAGCCGCACCCAGGCGCGCATCGCCACGGCCGGGGGCAACCGCATCCACTTCCAGGACAAGGAGGGCGCGCAGAGCCTGCTCCTCTCCAGCCCCACCAGCCAGAGCTTTCTGGCCCTGGGCGCGCAGCAGGATGACGGCGGCGGCGTGGCCTACAACTGGAACAACAACGGCGTGACCATCTCCACCGCAGCCACGCTGAGCATCTCGGCCAGCGCAAGCCTGGAGCTGATCACGGGCGTGAAGACCGACGTGGTGGCCGGATTCGCCTCGGAAACCAACCTGGGCGGCAGGCTGGAGACGGTGGTGGGCCTCAACACGGGCCTGTGCGTGGGCGCGCACGCCGAGTTCGCGCCCGTCTACAAGGAGTTGCGGGGCAGCGTGGTCAAGGCCGAGGCCGAGCGCACGGCGCTTCTGGGCGCGGTGCAGAAGCTTCTCGGCAACAAGACGATCTTTGCTGGGTCGATCGAAGAAATCGTGGCCAACCACACCGACGTCAGGGCCAACGCCGACGCCATCACGTCGGCCGAGCAGCGCATCACGGGGACCGAGAACAGCATCGTCACGCTGCGCAGCGAACTCGTCGCCTCGGCTGACGCCGTCACCGCCTCCTGCAACGAGGCCATCGCAGCGCGCACCGCCACCCTGGCCAGCTCGCAGGAGGTGGCGACCGCCAAGGAAGAGGTCGCCGCCTCGGTCCAACGCGTCCAGACCTCGGTCGACGAGGTCAATTTGAAGGTCACCAAGGTGGAAACCCAGGTGACCGAACTTTCGGGGACCGTCACGAAGATCGTCTCAAACCTGAACATCATCTGA
- a CDS encoding type VI secretion system Vgr family protein, giving the protein MNEPDKPRFAFEIEGFSRDAFHVVRFTGEEGLSRLFRFEVTLFAGDKDVDFDKALAASATLTIRRREGDVAFHGILESLDQTSRSGPHTFFRAVLVPKAWLLTQTTHHQIFLHQDIPRTLEQVFQDAGLSSGLDFRFALSGTYPQREFVCQYGETHYAFASRWMEHEGLYHFFERTASGDVLVVTDALTAHKPMPQGHRLRYSPPSSMQVGHEEEVVTDFALHQRRLPKDVVLKDYDYEKPSLDLTAKAPVKNTGQGTLYLYGQHFKTISEGERLARVRAQELLCREKLYAGVSSIPFVRPGHTFEMSRHFTGGFNREFLTIGCRHEGSQEAWLVSGLGLSFGKNRDTLLYYRNAFTAIPSDVQFRPELSTERPRIAGTLPAKIDAEGSGQYAEVDAQGRYKIILPFDLSGRKDGHASAWVRMAQPYAGQGHGMHFPLHKGTEVVVSFQDGDPDRPLIAGAVPNPETQSPVTDANQTQARITTAGGNRIHMEDQEGSQRILLHSTPKGDFVRIGEPNDPPSDWSELGQAFKDAAKATGDAIKEMAQSGINITTPQWFNVKAEFANTVIIVENTQTNLGLYSCNTIGLNYTLNAGMSITTNLAAHTEFAPIWYEMRASVRQADAQKERLIGQVNTLLGQKNTLADSVDELIAAKTNTLATKDEVTAAKTDVAADVQRTYATKNELTAQKDTIAADYTQAIANKTSTLASKEEVAATKDEVIAEGNHMAAQLTQMINDKTALTVNVTNVTADNVLMAGTFIVL; this is encoded by the coding sequence GTGAACGAACCCGACAAACCCCGCTTCGCCTTCGAAATCGAAGGCTTCAGCCGCGACGCCTTCCATGTGGTGCGCTTCACCGGCGAGGAGGGCCTCTCCAGGCTCTTCCGCTTCGAAGTCACGCTCTTCGCGGGCGACAAGGACGTGGACTTCGACAAGGCCCTGGCCGCCTCCGCCACCCTGACCATCCGCCGCCGCGAGGGCGACGTGGCCTTCCACGGCATCCTGGAAAGCCTGGACCAGACCAGCCGCTCCGGCCCGCACACCTTCTTCCGGGCCGTGCTCGTGCCCAAGGCCTGGCTGCTCACCCAGACCACCCACCACCAGATCTTCCTGCACCAGGACATCCCCCGCACCCTGGAGCAGGTGTTCCAGGACGCCGGGCTCTCCTCCGGGCTGGACTTCCGCTTCGCCCTCTCGGGAACCTACCCCCAGCGCGAATTCGTCTGCCAGTACGGCGAGACCCACTACGCCTTCGCCTCCCGCTGGATGGAGCACGAAGGGCTCTACCACTTCTTCGAGCGCACGGCCTCCGGCGACGTGCTGGTGGTCACCGACGCCCTCACGGCCCACAAGCCCATGCCGCAGGGCCATCGCCTGCGCTACTCGCCCCCCTCCTCCATGCAGGTGGGGCACGAGGAGGAGGTGGTCACGGACTTCGCCCTGCACCAGCGCCGCCTGCCCAAGGACGTGGTGCTCAAGGACTACGACTACGAGAAACCCTCCCTGGACCTCACGGCCAAGGCCCCGGTCAAGAACACCGGCCAGGGCACGCTCTACCTCTACGGGCAGCACTTCAAGACCATCTCCGAGGGCGAACGCCTGGCGCGCGTGCGCGCCCAGGAGCTATTGTGCCGCGAAAAGCTTTACGCGGGCGTCTCCTCCATCCCCTTCGTGCGTCCTGGCCACACCTTCGAGATGTCGCGCCACTTCACCGGCGGCTTCAACCGCGAGTTCCTCACCATCGGCTGCCGCCACGAGGGCTCCCAGGAGGCCTGGCTCGTCTCGGGCCTGGGCCTCTCCTTCGGCAAAAACCGCGACACCCTGCTCTACTACCGCAACGCCTTCACGGCCATCCCCTCCGACGTGCAGTTCCGCCCCGAACTTTCCACGGAACGCCCGCGCATCGCCGGAACCCTCCCGGCCAAAATCGACGCCGAGGGCTCCGGCCAATACGCCGAGGTGGACGCCCAGGGCCGCTACAAGATCATCCTGCCCTTCGACCTCTCGGGCCGCAAGGACGGCCACGCCTCGGCCTGGGTGCGCATGGCCCAGCCCTACGCCGGGCAGGGCCACGGCATGCACTTCCCCCTGCACAAGGGCACGGAGGTGGTCGTCTCCTTCCAGGACGGCGACCCGGACCGACCCCTCATCGCCGGGGCCGTGCCCAACCCCGAGACGCAAAGCCCCGTCACCGACGCCAACCAGACCCAGGCCCGCATCACCACCGCCGGAGGCAACCGCATCCACATGGAGGACCAGGAGGGCAGCCAGCGCATCCTGCTGCACTCCACACCCAAGGGCGACTTCGTGCGCATCGGCGAGCCCAACGATCCGCCCTCCGACTGGAGCGAACTCGGCCAGGCCTTCAAGGACGCGGCCAAGGCCACGGGCGACGCCATCAAGGAGATGGCCCAGTCCGGCATCAACATCACCACGCCCCAGTGGTTCAACGTCAAGGCGGAGTTCGCCAACACCGTGATCATCGTGGAGAACACCCAGACCAACCTGGGCCTCTACTCCTGCAACACCATCGGCCTCAACTACACGCTCAACGCGGGCATGAGCATCACCACCAACCTCGCCGCGCACACCGAGTTCGCCCCCATCTGGTACGAAATGCGCGCCTCCGTGCGCCAAGCCGACGCCCAGAAGGAGCGCCTCATCGGCCAGGTGAACACCCTGCTGGGCCAGAAGAACACCCTGGCCGACTCCGTGGACGAACTCATCGCGGCCAAGACCAACACCCTGGCCACCAAGGACGAGGTGACCGCCGCCAAGACCGACGTGGCCGCCGACGTGCAACGCACCTACGCCACAAAGAACGAGCTCACCGCCCAGAAGGACACCATCGCCGCCGACTACACCCAGGCCATCGCCAACAAGACCTCCACCCTGGCCTCCAAGGAGGAGGTTGCGGCCACCAAGGACGAGGTGATCGCCGAAGGCAACCACATGGCCGCCCAGCTCACCCAGATGATCAACGACAAGACGGCCCTCACCGTGAACGTCACCAACGTCACGGCCGACAACGTGCTCATGGCGGGCACCTTCATCGTCCTTTAG
- the tssI gene encoding type VI secretion system tip protein TssI/VgrG: protein MPDTKQKFSFTIQGFPEDAFHVVRFTGVEGLSTLYRFDITLYAKDQRVDFDKALSSTATFTIKRPQGDIPFHGILASLEELSRSGPHTFLRAELSPKAWWLTQTTHNQVFLDKASPDFLNDVLKDGGLNPGIDFSFSTMETYPTWDYVCQYGETHFAFASRWMERGGLYYYFEQGAQGEKMVVTDTLTAHQPMPQGAHFRYSPPSSMQSGHEEEVVTAFTMRQTRLPQKVILKDYNYETPSQDLQAEAQVSQRGRGLFYVYGQRLKTPSLGRNLAWIRAQSIQCREKIYTGVSAIPFVRPGYTFEMAEHFNDDFNQRYQTIVCRHEGSQEAWLVSGLGLSFAPGEDSRLFYRNTFEAIPAGVQFRAQAVTPRPSIAGTLPAKVDAQGSGKYAEVDSQGRYKVILPFDLSGRKNGHASAWVRMAQPYAGQGHGMHFPLHKGTEVLLTFLDGDPDRPVIAAAVPNPETQSPVTDSNQTQARITTSGGNLLHFEDQEGSQRILLYSPTQGSYIRIGSHNDPEDNPPSSGSGSGSGESGSGSGESGGESGGESGGEEGGEKESPWSPEGLKLWSGGPLTVKVQASFETILGTKNELVGGIDTETVIGAKVDAVFGGLVEYHFPSKWTYATAEIEMKEMIEKNYVTKTELGTEKTAIHQEYTKLVDTEVKAINAKIKTANDDITLANQKIKTVADDVATRATKQELNASKEEVTAACQKTIAEKTETLATRNELAASVQKVATSVEQVAATVNNQAADINNMAASMNTLSENVSVLSTAVEYM, encoded by the coding sequence ATGCCTGACACGAAACAGAAATTCTCCTTCACCATCCAGGGCTTTCCCGAGGACGCCTTCCACGTGGTGCGCTTCACGGGCGTGGAGGGCCTCTCCACGCTCTACCGCTTCGACATCACGCTCTACGCCAAGGATCAGCGCGTGGACTTCGACAAGGCCCTCTCCAGCACGGCCACCTTCACCATCAAGCGCCCCCAGGGGGACATCCCCTTCCACGGCATCCTGGCCAGCCTGGAGGAGCTCTCCCGCTCCGGCCCCCACACCTTCCTGCGCGCCGAACTTTCCCCCAAGGCCTGGTGGCTCACCCAAACCACCCACAACCAGGTGTTCCTGGACAAGGCCAGCCCGGACTTCCTGAACGACGTGCTCAAGGACGGCGGCCTCAACCCGGGCATCGACTTCTCCTTCTCCACCATGGAGACCTACCCCACATGGGACTACGTCTGCCAGTACGGCGAGACCCACTTCGCCTTCGCCTCCCGCTGGATGGAGCGCGGCGGCCTCTACTACTACTTCGAGCAGGGCGCGCAGGGCGAGAAGATGGTGGTCACCGACACCCTCACCGCCCACCAGCCCATGCCCCAGGGCGCGCACTTCCGCTATTCGCCGCCCTCCTCCATGCAGTCCGGGCACGAGGAGGAGGTGGTCACCGCCTTCACCATGCGCCAGACAAGGCTGCCCCAGAAGGTGATCCTCAAGGACTACAACTACGAAACGCCCTCCCAGGACCTCCAGGCCGAGGCCCAGGTGAGCCAGCGCGGCCGGGGCCTGTTCTACGTCTACGGCCAGCGCCTGAAGACGCCCTCCCTGGGCCGCAACCTGGCCTGGATCCGCGCCCAGTCCATCCAGTGCCGCGAGAAGATCTACACCGGCGTCTCGGCCATCCCCTTCGTGCGCCCGGGCTACACCTTCGAGATGGCCGAGCACTTCAACGACGACTTCAACCAGCGCTACCAGACCATCGTCTGCCGCCACGAGGGCTCCCAGGAGGCCTGGCTCGTCTCGGGCCTCGGCCTCTCCTTCGCCCCCGGCGAGGACTCGCGCCTGTTCTACCGCAACACCTTCGAGGCCATCCCGGCGGGCGTGCAGTTTCGCGCGCAGGCCGTCACGCCCAGGCCCTCCATCGCCGGGACCCTGCCCGCCAAGGTGGACGCCCAGGGCTCCGGCAAATACGCCGAGGTGGATTCCCAGGGCCGCTACAAGGTCATCCTGCCCTTCGACCTCTCGGGCCGGAAAAACGGCCACGCCTCGGCCTGGGTGCGCATGGCCCAGCCCTACGCCGGGCAGGGCCACGGCATGCACTTCCCCCTGCACAAGGGCACCGAGGTGCTGCTCACTTTCCTCGACGGCGACCCCGACCGCCCCGTCATCGCCGCCGCCGTGCCCAACCCCGAGACGCAAAGCCCCGTCACCGACTCCAACCAGACCCAGGCGCGCATCACCACCTCCGGCGGCAACCTCCTGCACTTCGAGGACCAGGAGGGCAGCCAGCGCATCCTGCTCTACAGCCCCACCCAGGGCAGCTACATCCGCATAGGCTCCCACAACGACCCCGAGGACAATCCGCCGTCTTCCGGCTCGGGCTCCGGCTCGGGCGAATCGGGCTCCGGCTCGGGCGAGTCCGGCGGAGAATCCGGCGGCGAGTCGGGCGGCGAGGAGGGCGGCGAGAAGGAGAGCCCCTGGTCGCCCGAGGGCCTCAAGCTCTGGAGCGGCGGGCCGCTCACCGTGAAGGTCCAGGCCAGCTTCGAGACCATCCTGGGCACGAAGAACGAGCTCGTGGGCGGCATCGACACCGAGACCGTCATCGGCGCCAAGGTGGACGCCGTGTTCGGCGGCCTGGTGGAGTACCACTTCCCCAGCAAGTGGACCTACGCCACGGCAGAGATCGAGATGAAGGAGATGATCGAGAAGAACTACGTCACCAAGACCGAACTGGGCACTGAAAAGACCGCCATCCACCAGGAATACACCAAGCTGGTGGACACCGAGGTCAAGGCCATCAACGCCAAGATCAAGACCGCCAACGACGACATCACCCTGGCCAACCAGAAGATCAAGACCGTGGCCGACGACGTGGCCACCCGCGCCACCAAGCAGGAGCTCAACGCCTCCAAGGAGGAGGTGACGGCCGCCTGCCAGAAGACGATCGCCGAGAAGACCGAAACCCTGGCCACCAGGAACGAGTTGGCCGCCTCCGTTCAGAAGGTGGCCACCTCTGTTGAACAAGTGGCCGCCACGGTGAACAACCAGGCCGCGGACATCAACAACATGGCCGCCTCCATGAACACGCTCTCGGAGAACGTCTCGGTGCTCTCCACGGCCGTGGAGTACATGTGA